The stretch of DNA GCACAACTCATGAACCCACCAAAACATTGAACTGAAATCAATCTAACGCTGGAATAGGAACCAGCTTATACATATGCATGGTTTCCGATATACACTAAATCAATCCAGAAAGTCAAGTACTCAAAATTGCTTCCATTCTGCAAGCCGGGTCTTCTGTCAATaggaataaatgaaataaatgtcAAAGACCAAACAAACTACTAACAATTATAGGTACAGTATATGCcatcaaaaaaatcaatatgggcaattaaacatgaacataaaaTCAATGGCAATTGCATGCTACTTGCACATGAACAAACCCATCATGCTTGGCAAGTATCCGCTTGTTggcaagtgaaaaaaaaacaacaaaccaACTCCATCTGCTACTCAAAGGCTGAACGACAAAATGActgaaaaaacaaacatattcaAACTACCTAGATGCTTCTAAACCGACATAGATTgacataaaggaaaaataataatcaagaaTAATGGTCAAATATACATACCCACAATAATCATATCATTGTTGTGGTTGTGACTCATCAAACCAAAATTGcatctgtaaaaaatattaactcaatttaATGTGCTATCGACTAATATCATTATAACATCGTTATAGTTTGGATCCACTTACGCTTTCTTGACTTTGAAGTACTGTTTCTCGAGGCTGGGTTTGACTAAACTCAACAGCTGGTATGCTTTCTACATTAGCATCCTGataaatacttgtaaaaaagtTAGCAATAAATCATAGCATCCAAGCTAATTACGGTATGTGGCAAAAAGAATACAAGAAATAAActgagaaataaaattataaacttcaaaacatgTAGTTACATCTACAAAACATGTAGTTACATAGTAAAGTATGCTAAAACAacagaaaaacatatataagaaataattcagAAGATAAGAAATACAAACATACATACGTACATCTACAGAGAAGTAAAGctttataaacataaataaaaaaaactgaggCAATATATTCATCACAACAGCCcaatgcataaaataaaatgccaaaatagaTCACGAAGAGTAAATCTCAGAATATTTAACATAGCTATAACAATCTATATTCAGATATGACATATATTCATCTTAAAAGATATACGTTATAAGATATATACAGGTCTATTCATATAACATACAGATTtttgtatgttatatatatcattttgagAACGTAATcccatttttttccctcattaCTATATTACCTGCAGGTGTCCAACATTGGAGACGTCCAAATCAGAAGGGCCAAATAGCTTCCTGCAAGTGCCCGCTACTGGTGTATCTTCCCCATCTCGCTAGTAAAATAGTAACTAATTAGGTTCTTGACAGCATTTGTATGAAAATTAAACTCTAAACAATATAAATTAACAAGGTGGGGGCACCTGTTTGCGTTTTCCCTTCCCCTGCGctttcttcgtcttctccttAACTTTTCGCAGTtctttctccatcctggatACTCTCCTCAGAGATGGGGGTCTGCCTTTTCCTCGCACAACAAGTGGACTTAGTACTTTTGTTGAACTACCATATGTCGATGTGTCCTTTGTCGCGGCATCAACATTTCCACACTTCTCAGTCATCGATGGAGGTTCTTGGTTCGCTTCATACTCTGCAATCATCGCATTCAACTTAGTCGTTGCATCCTCAGTATGCTTTTTCGAACTCGCCGCACACGTGATCATCTTATAACAGATATTCAACAGAGTTGAATATCTATTAGCATCTTCCCGTTGATCACCTGCGTCATATCTACTGTTGATCAACGTGTATCTTCTTCTgatatccttcctccatcgatccaGCACGTACCTATCTGGTATTGTCCTAATCCCGTTACATTTGAAGACGGCGAAGATGTGCCTGCATACTATCCCCCTCATTTCAAATAAACCACAAGAACACTTGGTGAATGCATCGTCATCACTAAAATCCACTGTATGTGTAACCAGCTTAGTGAACTCTTCGAGATgaacttcatcctctaccaGATAGGTCTTCATTGTACCGTCCTCTTTAAGTAAAACTGGGTCCAAATCAATAATGCCGGTAAGTTGTATTTGAACTTCCctgaatttagcatttgtgtacaGCTGTTGATATCTCTTTTCAATAGGAGATCTCGAGATGCAGGGAATTGTGACGTTAAATGACTGGAAGTCCGCGCAATTTTcgttctcaatcttctttttcaAGGCATTATCATACTGATCGACaaactctttcaaatttgttttggCATGGACATAACCATCAAAGaaggcattcatgctctcgctcctctgtgttgtactcattccagcccaaaatacatttttcaagaagGCCGGTATCCAATGCTCACGCTCAGCGTATAAACTCTGCAACCAGACATTATCATGCAAGCTGTACGTACTAATCATCTCatcccaacatttttcaaactcatcCGGCGTTTGtgtgtcatacacacatttcatcagtGTAGTTTTCATTCCACCTTTGTAAGAACCATAACAGCTAAGCTTTTCAGGGACTTTCTTAAGGATATGCCACAAGCAAAATCTATGTCGGCTTTCTGGGAAAACAAT from Juglans regia cultivar Chandler chromosome 4, Walnut 2.0, whole genome shotgun sequence encodes:
- the LOC109017726 gene encoding protein FAR1-RELATED SEQUENCE 9-like, which encodes MNAFFDGYVHAKTNLKEFVDQYDNALKKKIENENCADFQSFNVTIPCISRSPIEKRYQQLYTNAKFREVQIQLTGIIDLDPVLLKEDGTMKTYLVEDEVHLEEFTKLVTHTVDFSDDDAFTKCSCGLFEMRGIVCRHIFAVFKCNGIRTIPDRYVLDRWRKDIRRRYTLINSRYDAGDQREDANRYSTLLNICYKMITCAASSKKHTEDATTKLNAMIAEYEANQEPPSMTEKCGNVDAATKDTSTYGSSTKVLSPLVVRGKGRPPSLRRVSRMEKELRKVKEKTKKAQGKGKRKQRDGEDTPVAGTCRKLFGPSDLDVSNVGHLQDANVESIPAVEFSQTQPRETVLQSQESKTRLAEWKQF